The genomic stretch AGGTTGGATATCATCTATATAACCGTCTTTACAGGCAATGCACGTTGCCAGCAGACCTACTATAAATAGTTTAGAAGTTAATTTCATATCTTTTGGGTTTTATCGATTCTTATTGATTGCTAGCTTCTTTTAGCTGGGGAAGGATATCCTGTTGATCAAGTGGGTAAGGCAGGAACCTGTCGCCTTCTTGGAAGGTTCTTCCGCCGTAGTTGAGTTCGCTTGTACGGTCATGCCTTACCAAGTCGAAGAAACGAACACCCCACTCCATGCCAAATTCGGCAAATTTCTCATCCAGTACCTCATCCAAGGTGACCCCGCTCAGCATTCCAAGGTTTGCCCTGGACCGCACCGCATTTACCGCTTCATCTGCTGACATGGCACTGCTGGAAGCACCACTCACCAATGCTTCTGCATGTACCAAAAGGATTTCGGCGTATCGGATGGCAATCATATTTTTGTTTTCACCATAATTAAATCTCCCTGGTGTCAGCTGGGTAGTGGGTAGATAGTGCTTGCCGCTTAGGAATTTGTACCGAGGGGCGTTGCCAAAAGTATCGCCATCAGGGGTGATATTGGTGACCCAATTGGGTAAATTTGCATAGTCAGGATCCGACTCAATGTCACTGATACCGTCTGGGGTGAAAAGGACAGTAGTCGTTAAACGCTTACGGTCATTTCGGTCAAGCATGAACTTGACGTATTTTTCGGTAGGTTCCCAGAAGCCCCATCCGCCACTTGACCCGGGTACGGCGGGCTGCCAGCCTATCGCTTGAGGACCGTATACCTGCCATGGGAATCTGTCGGATGTACCACTCTCAGCACCATAATCTGAGTATTGAAATTCCAGGATGTTCTCATTATTTAGTTTTCCAGGAATTTTAAACAGCTGGTAGTAATCCGTTTCCAACATAAATTCCCCGCTTTCAATGATCGCCCCGGTAGCGTCAGCGGCCCCTTGATAATTTTCCATTTCCAAGTTGGCCAAGGCTTTAATGGCCAAGGCTGTGTAGCGGGTCACACCACCCCTGATATCCGAACGTTGGTTGGGATGAACATTTGGGAGACTTGGCATGGCCTGATCCATCAGGTCGGAAATGTATTGCATCACCCCATTATAAGGCGTGAGTTCCACATCATAAAGAGCGTTAGGGTCTGAACTTTCGGGAATCAGGATATTGTTCCAAAGCCTGGCCAGTTGAAGCAAGTTATAGCCTTTCATGACTTGGATCTCGGCGATATATTGACTGGCTTTTGAAGCACTTGCCCCCGCTTCCTGGTATTTTTGGATCTCTTCGATAGCACCATTCCAGTAGATAATATCGGAGTACATGTTTAGCCAAGTGGAATTATAGATCCAGAAGCTTCTGTCATAATCGTAGGTGTCTGTTTTAAACAAGGGCTCCTGGTCACCCGCCGGGTTGGCATCATCGCCGCGTACTGAGATAAGCGGAAAGGTTTCCCACTGAAATCCATAAAGCTCAGCATATGCGCCATTTAGCAAAAGAACCATGTTTTGGGATTGGGAATAATCAGTTCCTTCTGCCAGAATTTGGTTTTCCAGCGGAGCATCCAGGTATTCGCTACAGGAAAAGGTGGTCATCAAGGTTAAAGCCGTGACCAATGTGATCAGTTTATATTGAAATTTTTTCATGACTGTTCTTAGGTTATTGGTTTTAGAACTTGACATTTAATCCCACGGTATATACAGCAGGGATAGGGTAGGTCTGTCGGTCAATGCCGTTGTCCACCTCTGGGTTAAAACCATTGTAGTTGAAAATGGTCAATGGCCGTTCTGCTGTCAGGGTGATGCGCGTTTCCGGCATGATTACTCCCATCACTTCCTTGTTCAGCAAGGAGTAGGACATGCGTACGTTTTGGACCCTGAAAAAAGAACCGTCTTCCACAAAGTAATCACTGAAATTCTGGTTCCATCCTTTTCGCAGGCCGGCAGCAGAAGGGTACTTATTGGAAGTACCTTCTCCTCTCCAGAGATTGGTGGCCAAGTCCGCATCGATGTTAGTGTCATTAGTGAAAATCATTTCACCCCTTTTTCTGTTCAGGATACTATGGCCAGATTGTCCTTGGATAAGGACCGAAAAGTCAAGGTTCTTATACCTGAAGCCAAGGTTGCCACCGTAAGTGAGTTCTGGTAGATAAGAGCCAAGAACCACTCTGTCGAGATCATCGATGACCCCATCACCATTTTGGTCCTTAAACATAAAGTCACCAGGCACTAGGTCATTTTCGGCCAAAAACTGTTCTGAATAGCCACTATTGGAGATGTCTGATTCGTTCTGGAAAACCCCAGCTACCTCATAGCCATAAAATGCCTGGTAAGGCTGGCCTACGATGGATCGTTGGCGGAATTCAGCCTGGCCGGAGTTAAGGTACTCAGGACCGCCAAGTCCTTTGACGGTGTTTTGCAGGGTGGCAAAGTTACCGCCGATGTAATACGAGAAATCCTCGGAAACTTTGTTTTCCCAGTTTAAGGAGACCTCCAAGCCTTTGTTTTGGATCTCTCCAACACTTCTCCGCACGGAACCTCTAAACAAGGGCTGCAATACGGTTACTGCTAGACTTTGGGTGTTTCTAATATAGTAATCTGCTTCCAGCGATAGCCTATTTTGGAAGAATTTAGCCGTCACTCCAAAGTTAGTTTCTTCTGTGGTCTCTATCTTATCGATCAGGTCATAGGTGGGATCCAATCTAAAACCAGGAACACGTACATCATTGAAAGCATTGTTGGTTCCTTGTAGAGTAGGTTGTCCCACAGATGGGTTGATTCCGTCGTTCCCAAGCTGGCCCCAAGAAGCCCTGAATTTAAGGAAGTCGATGCCTTTTACATCAAAAAAATCTTCCTCTGTAGCTACCCAGCCGGCACCAAGGGTGAAGAAGTCCTCACTGTCCACCTGGAATTTATTGTAATTGTCCTGACGATAGGTGGCGTAAAGCAAGTATTTTTCCTTATAGTTATAAGCTAATCTACCAAAGAAAGAAAGGTAAAATATGCGACTACCGCCATCTGAGACCGTATTGATATCATTGGCTTGGCCATTGTTCAGGTACCATAGTTCCTCATTGTTAAAGGTAGGATTGGGATCCAAGTCGTTTCGGTTTCCACTGAGGACTTCGTAGGTTTCACTTCTGAAAGATTGCCCTAGTGTAGCGGTAATACCATGGTCACCGAAAAAGTCCTTATAAGTAAGGTAGTTATCTATGATCTGGTCAAAGTAGGTTTGGTTTGATCTGGAAAGACTTGAAAGTGGATCCAGTACCCCGTCATTGTAGGCGAAGTTGACATTTCGGGCATTGACCATATTGAGCTTATAACTATAAGCAGATCGGAAAGTTAGTTTATCGGGAATGAAAGTCAGCTCCGCATGGAGATTGCCATTGATTTTATTGACCTTGTTCCTGTTGTCATTATATAGCAGCGGATAGAAAGGGTTTTGTCTTCCCCTGTAGCCGAGTCGTTGTGCATTGGACAGTGGGACTGGAGATGCACCAAATTCCTCATCATATTTGGGCAGAATAGGTACGGCAAAATAGGCGTTGAACCAAGCTGCGTCAGAGCCTACGTACTGTTTGGCGGTACTGAAGGTGAAGTTACCACCCACGGTAATCCACTCTTTTACCTTGGAGTCGATGTTGGCGCGGATGTTTACCCGCTCGTATTCATTTCTGGTTTCATTGAGCAACCCATCCTGGCTAAAATAGCTGCCACCGATGGAGTATCTGGTTTTGGCACTACCGCCTGAGAAGGTCAAGGTGTGGTTTTGGATGGGGGCAGGGCTCATGATCTCATTATACCAATCGGTGTTGACCGCAGGAATGCCGGGGTCTATCCGGCTCCTTCCATAGGCCTGCATGGCATTGTCTACAAACTCCATGTCAGGAACTGAGCCTGTTTCATTGACGTACTGTACAAATTGCTGGCTGTTGGCCATCTTGAGTACATTTTGAGGATTTTGTACCCCGTAATATCCGTCATAGACGATTTCCGCTTCCTGCTCGTATTCACCGGATTTGGTTTCGATCAGTACGACCCCATTGGAGGCCCTGGCACCATAAATGGCAGATGCTGAAGCATCTTTAAGTACTGAGAGGGTTTTGATGTCATTGGAGTTGAGGAAGTCGATGTTGTCAAAGAACATTCCATCCACTACATATAATGGTGCTCCTCCTCCTTCAAAGGAGCCGATACCTCTCACCCTTACCGTAGGGGAAGCACCAGGCGCGCCCTTGCTGACGATCTGTACGCCGGCTACTTTTCCTTGTAGTGATTGCATGGCGTTAGAACTTGGGGTTTTGACCAGGTCTTCGGTTTTAAGTGTGGTGATGGCCGAGGTCATTTCCTTCTCTTTCTGTGCACCATAACCGATGACAACAACTTCATCGAGACCCGTCAATTCTTCTTGGAGCGTAATGTCCAGTTGGGATCTCCCGTTCAGGGCGATGGTTTGGGGCTCGAATCCGATAAAAGAAAATTTCAATGTGGCATCGGGAGAGCTGAGGGTAATCGAATACTTGCCATCCAAGTCAGTAATGGTCCCATTGCTGGTGCCTTGTTCCAGGATGTTTACTCCAGGGATGGGTTCACCACCTTGGTCGAGGACTGTTCCCGTAACACTGGCATCTTGCGCGGTGCCTAGCTTGATCATCGCAAAAAATACCATGATCAATATCATGAAAATTTTCCCTGAGTAGGATACGTTGGGTTTCCATGATTCCTTACTTATGCGTAAAAGCTCAATCATAAGTGTTAAGATTTTGGGTTTTAGAATAGGTGAACTCAAACGTTTGCATTTTGCATCGTTTGATTTAGAAAAGGTATAAGAAAGAAAAATGGTAACGCTAAAAAATGTTAAAATCTTGGTGTTTTGGACGGTGTTGGAAGTGGGGATTTAGTTCTGAAATTCATGGATAAATAACAATAAAATAGCTTTAATTGAGCGAATTAGGTGGATTTTGAGTTATCGTATCTCGTTAAAATACTATAGTGTATAAGTTTAGCATTAATAATCTCTATTTTTTTGCGAATTGATAGTGAAATGCATTTCAGGGACAGAACAAACTTAGTTAATATGCAAGATTTTTATTTACCAAATAATCCTAATGTCCACAGATAGATTCAACACCCCGTTACTATCTGCCGTAAATGGATCCAGATGAGATTAGTCATGGGGATGAGGATGTGGGATGGAATCCATGGCTTATTCCTGAATGGTTTGAAATGATGGAGTAAACCAGTTTTGAAGTAGATTTAAAATATAAAAATTTTTACCAATTACATGTTAAAAATAAATATTACACTAAATTACTATCTTGTTTTAATTCATTTTTAAATAATATAAGTGATTTTAACCATAATAAATTTTGATAATTAAATAAAATCAGTATTATATTTTATATTATGAGTATTATGATTTATTTTTGTTCCATCCTGTATCATTCTCGCGTAGAGCAAAGCAAGCATTAATAAGGTTTTGTTTTATCAAAGTCAATTATTAACCAATATGAAATCAATAACTGTAAATTGATTGAGTTACCGTTACATGAGTTCGGTGGTTAAGAAGCTTTTCTATAAAGTTTTCAAAAATGAGATTCACATCAATTACGCGCTACAGGAGAGATAGTGGAGTGGATATTATTACTAAACCCAAATATATCTAATATGAGAACAATGATTACTGGTTTTTTAACGCTAATACTGGCGTTAATCGTGCAATTTACCTTTGCACAAGAAAAGATTGTAACGGGCACTGTGATAAATGAGGATGGTGTCCCCTTGCCGGGAGTTAGCGTGGTAATAAAGGAAACCTATGATGGTGTTACTACGGATATTGACGGTAATTACTCTATCAAAGTAAATAAGGGGATGTCCTAGTCTTTTCATTTATTGGCAAAAAGACCGAAGAACGGATTGTAGGTGAGTCCACTAAGATTGATGTCACTTTAGGAGCCGATGCCAAAGAACTCGGAGAAGTGGTGATCACCGCCTCAGGTTTGGAAGCCAACAAAAGTAGTCTGGGGTATGCGGTGCAGAATGTGGATACTCAGGAAATTCTGGATTCCAAAGAGCCTAACCTGGTCAATGCTCTGAATGCTAAAGTAGCTGGGGTTCAGGTGACCTCTTCCGCCGGAACGCCCGGAGCTTCCTCTAGCATCAGAATCCGGGGGAGTGTCTCTGTCAACAAAAGCAACCAACCTCTGTTTGTAGTAGACGGAATTCCTATTGATAATTCCACCGGTGGCGGCGGGAATACCGCGGGTGGTGTTACAGAATCCAACAGGGCCATAGATTTGAACCCAAACGACATTGCTTCCCTGACAGTACTAAAAGGTGCTGCTGCTACCGCACTCTATGGGGTAAGGGCTGCCAATGGGGCAATAGTGATTACAACTAAAAAGGGTAAGGCCGGAAAACCGGTTGTAAAAATTTCTACAACTTATGCAGTGGATAAAGTCAACAAACTACCCAAAAGACAGAATATCTATGCTCAAGGTGCATTTAAAGATGGTGTGGCCACCTATCGCGGACCAGAAACCGCGGAAGGAGATTCTTGGGGGCCAATGATTTCAGAGTTGGAATTTGATGGGGATGATGGTTATTTCTTTGATAAAGGAGGGAAACTTGTCCCTAAGGGTACTGGAAACGGTGTGCCCGCCAGAGCATACGATCCCTATAGTTTCTTTGAGAATGGTAGAACGATAAATTTAAATGCTTCTGTTTCCGGCGGAAATGAGACAACTCGTTACTATTTCTCAGGGGGAAGATTGGATCAAAAAGGGGTAATACCCAATGCCTCTTTTCAAAGAACATCCTTCAGGAGCAACCTTGAAGTAGATATTTCTGAAAAATTGTCTGCTACCATGTCTGCGAGTTTCTCTAATTCCGGAGGATTTAGGGTGCAGCAAGGATCAAATATCAATGGCATTATGCTGGGCTTGCTGAGAAATACACCCACGTTCGATATTGGTAATGGACTGTCGGGACAGTCTGCTGCAAATGAGGAATCTACCTATGTCAATCCAGATGGATCGCAGCGATCTTATCGGTGGGGAGTATATGACAGCCCCTATTGGACGGTTAATAAAAACCCGACAGAGGATAATGTCAACAGAGTCATCGGAATAGCGGGATTGAAATATGAAATAAACAAAAGTCTATACTTATCCTATAAGCTAGGAATCGATCATTATTCCGAGGCAGTCATTAGTGCTTTGGATATTAACCTCGGCGGTTTTGGTAACAACGTAGGATCAGTTACGCAGCGATTTGCCGGAAACTCGGATGTCACTTCCGATTTGGTTTTTGGGTTCAATCATGAGTTGGTCGATGGACTTACCATGACGGGATTGGTCGGATATAATTTGTTTAATTCGCACTATACCCAACAGGAAACTTTCGGGAATACATTAGCTGCGCCGAATTTTTATCATATCAGTAATGCGGCAGATCTTACGGCAGATGAGGATATTTCTCGTAAGCGTATCCATGGTCTGTACAGTACACTGGATTTTTCTTACAATGATTGGGCTTTCCTGAATCTTACCGGTAGAAATGACTGGTCTTCGGCATTGCCAAGTGATAATAATACCTACCAGTCTTATTCGGTAAGTACAGGGATTGTATTATCGGAAGCTATTGATATCCGCGATTCATTTTTGGATTATTTGAAGCTTAGGGCGTCCTACGGGGTAATAGGGAACGATGCCCCTATTTATTCCACCGCCAATATTTATTCCCAGGCAGAATCAGATGGTGATGGGTTTATTTCATCCGTTGAATATCCCTCTTACGGAACAAATGCCTTTGAAAGAGGAACATTGCTGGCCAATCCACAATTGACTCCGGAAAGGGCGACTACCTATGAGGTAGGAGGAGAAGTTCGCCTCTTTAATGGAAGATTTGGCCTGGATGTGACTTATTTCAATACTCAGTCAGAAGATGTCATAATCGAAGTTCAAACCTCAGCCACTACAGGATATCTTGAATCAGTATTGAATTCTGGGGAAATTCTCAATAAGGGCTGGGAAATAATCGGTAGTTTCACACCGGTTGAAAGTTATGATTTTCGCTGGGATATAGAGGGTAATTTTACCAGTATGGAGAACACTGTCGAGCAGTTGGCAGAAGGATTGGATAGGGTGTTTCTGGCTGGGTTTACCTCTACTTCTGCTTCGTTGGTCACCGGTATGCCATACAGTACCATATGGGGAGATGGTTTCCAAAGGGCAGATGACGGCAGAATGATCATAGGAAGTGATGGGTGGCCGCTTGCCGATCCGGAGAAAAAAGCCCTTGGCGACCCAAATCCGGATTTTACGCTTGGCTTGAGAAATTCATTTGAGTACAAGGGGATTCGCCTTTCCGCATTATTGGACTTCAGAAAAGGAGGGGACGTTTGGTGCGGAACCTGTGGGATTATGGATTATTTCGGTACTTCGCAGCTTTCTGCGGATGAAAGGAACGATAAGATCGTTTTTGACGGAGTGATCAATACCGGCACCAGTGATAATCCTGTTTACGTGGAAAATGACATTTCCGTACCGATAGCACAAAGTCCAACTGCATCTGAAGGTGAGTTTTATCGAAGAAGATATGGATTTGGCGGAATAACAGAAATGAACATTTGGGATGGCTCTTGGATGCGGTTAAGGGAACTTACCCTTTCCTATACATTGCCCGATAACCTTTTAGACGGGATTGGGCTGCTGGAAGGTGCGGGATTATCCGTTACCGGAAGAAACCTTTGGCTGAAGACGGACTATCCCGGAATTGACCCGGAGACTAATTTAACAGGTAATTCCAATGGATATGGCCTGGATTATTTCAATTCTCCGAACACCAAGAGTGTTTCCATGACGCTTAATCTTACGTTTTAATGAAAAATTTATTTGAAATGAAGAAATTATATAATACATACATATCTCTCTTCTTAGTTGTTCTCTTTTCATGTGAAAACACCCCTTTTGATGAGCTGAACAATGATCCAACAGCATTGACAGAAGTAGACTTAAACCTCATGTTACCGGAGGTGCTGAGCTCTTCTATGTTCAATGAAGGTGGCGGTGGTCCAAGGGCAATTGGTATTATCATGCAGCAATTTATAGGGCTGGATGCGCAACAGATTGATTACACTCAGTATATACTTGGAACAGATCTCTTGAATAATTATTGGAGAGGTGGCTTGTATGCCGGAGTGCTAAGAAGTTGTGATGTGATGATCAAGCAAGCCCAGCAAGAAGATGCTCCCTTCTATGAAGCCGTTGGGAAAGTGGTCATGGCCAATCAATATGGAATCAGTACCTCCTATTTTGGAAGTATGCCATTTACAGAAGCTCTTCAGGGTGCTGAAGTATTTCAGCCTAAATACGATACGCAAGAAGCAGTCTATATGGGGGTCATTCAAATGCTTGACGAAGCTATAACAATTCTTTCAGGAGAACCGATCGGGTATGCAGGCGGGGATTTGATTTATGATGGTAATGTCAAAAGATGGTTAAAGACTGCCAAAGCACTGAAAGCAAGATTCTTGATGCATCAGACTAAAAGGAATTCGTCAAATTATTCGGCGGCCCTGACTGAATTGGGCGGCGCATATACTTCCATAGAGGAGCAGTCGGATTTCCAGTTTGAAACCGCCCAGATTTCAAATTATTCGCTGGCAAAATTTGGTATAGAGAGACCTAGTACATTAGGGATAGACAGTAGATTTGCTGAAATGATGAAAGGAGATCCGAGACGGCCATTCTACATGTTCCAGGATGGTGATGGAGTATGGCAATACTTTGGTAGTGATGCCAATTTGCCGTATTCCAAGAGTGATGCCAAAATACCGATGATTTCTTTTGCAGAGGTTAAATTTATGGAAGCAGAGGCATTATTAGAAACAGGTGCTGATCCGGCTATGGCCTTAAAAGAGGCTATTGTGGCTAGTTTCGACCAATGTGGTGCCGACGGAGGTGAAGCGTATGCGGATGCGGTAATTACAGAAGGCATAGACAAAGAGACAATCATAGTCGAAGCCTATAAGGCGTATTATGGAACGGCTTTTCATGAAACTTGGGTGAACTACAGGAGAACAGGTTTCCCAGTTCTGGAAGCTAACCCTAATGGATCCAATGGATTTAATCCTTCAGGTGTGGTGCCGAAGAGGTTTTTATATCCCGATAGTGAGTTTCAAACCAACATGGAAAATGTTACGGCAGCACAGAAGGCTCAAGACGGAGCTTTGTTGGATGTAGCGCTTTGGGCGTTTGAGTAAACTTATTTTTGTTTTACACCTTATATTATGAATAAGGAATTACGGTAAAGCACATATGCGGTTGATTTAATTTTGAAAAGAACAGGTAGTGTCTATCTGTTCTTTTTTTTTACAATAATTGAATGGTATAAGTCTAACCACTTCAACCAACAGGAGGGTTTGTTTGACTATACAATAATTAATCAGGCAGTTAGACCATTCGACACAGTCCTGCTCAGTACTTTATGCTACTTTCTATTTTTTTCCGTTCACTTTTTCCTCCACTATGATCAGGATATCATCCCAATGTGGATTTTTGATATTATGGGCTTCGATATTTTGGCGGGTTTTTTTGCGGAAATTCCAAACAGTATTTTTACGGAGCTCCAGCAATTCAGCCAGTTCCTCCAATGTCCGTTTTTCCGTGTTTGCTATCAGCTCGTAAGCAATAAAAAATGCTTTTTCGAGCGGGAACTTGACGCCGTGGAAAATGGTGCCAGCAGTGACCGAGTCGATATGACCGCATTTCGAGCACCTTCTGGTAAAGAGTTTGGGGCCTTTGGAGCTTTTGCTGTTTCCACAATGCCTGCACTCATAGCCTTTGCCCCATTTGAATTCTTCCAGATAGCGAAGACAGGCAGATTGGTCAGGAAAGATGCGCTGAAATTCCTCGAAGGAAAGGAGTTTATTGCTCAGTCTGGCTTGGAAGGATTCCTTGATACTGCTTTTGAGTTTCCAGTTGTCTCTGTCCAGAAGTGAGTTGATGCGCTTAATCTCTTCGTCTTTTTCTGTCAGCTGCTGATTGTAGTCTTCCAGTAGCTTGTTTTTATGCGCTAGTTCTTTAGTTCTTTCGCTTACTTTAACTTCCAGTTCCCTGTTGACTTTTTCCTTAAGGGCAAAATTATCTTCCATTTGCCTTATGGTTCTTCGCATCGCTCGGTCTCTATTGTCTTTTAGGATTTGGATGCGGTCGCCGAGTGCAAAGGTCAGCAATAGCATTTCCACCAAAAAGGCAAGATGAAGGCTATAGTAGACCAGTGTCATGTGTGGTATGATGGCGGCATTGACCAGTACTTTGACCACCACGCCGACAAATAGCACGCCATAGGCGATTACGAAGAATCGGGCCACTTTATATCCCCTCGTCCAGATGTATACGCTGGCAAAGAAGATGAAGAAGAAGGGAATAATGTCATAATACCTGATCTCAAATAGCTTTGGATCCCAGAGCAGGGCAATAAGGAAAATAATGGATTTGATCGCCAAGATGATGATCAGGACTTTGTGAATCAGGGGAGATCGAAACCGTGTATTCAGAAACTTGATCGAGAACAATATGGCCCATAACACAATGGAGAAGCTAAAGACACCATTGGCAATTTGGTTCCATTTTGGGAAATTGGGCCATAGGTACTGGAACGCGATACCGTCTACACTAAGGGCATAGATCCCCACACTGATCAGGTAGAAGGTATAGTAGAGGTATTTGGTTTCTCTGATCACCGTATAGACGAGAAGATTGTAGAGACCAATGATCAGGATCATGCCATAGAAGACTCCATAGGCAAAATACTCGTTTAATGCATAAAAGATAAAGCGATTGATCGAGCGGATGGCAATTCGTATGTCCGCTTTTTGGTGGGATTGGATTTTGACATAATAGTTGCTGATCCCATCACTGTTGTTGTTTATGAGCAATTCAAAGTTTTTATGCCTGAAATTCCTGGAACCGAAGGGTATAGCG from Echinicola soli encodes the following:
- a CDS encoding 7TM diverse intracellular signaling domain-containing protein, with the protein product MKHTILTLSLLIFTAMVGIHIAHAQRISGSSTLKIDDSLDERIFSIAQLEFFEDTTNTLEFGDIVQPDFQDNFKIRPSFNKNKFNIDNTYWVKLSIDKTPNSTKKWLMEFYDQTIDVVEVYAPNSEGEYDEIIMGDAIPFGSRNFRHKNFELLINNNSDGISNYYVKIQSHQKADIRIAIRSINRFIFYALNEYFAYGVFYGMILIIGLYNLLVYTVIRETKYLYYTFYLISVGIYALSVDGIAFQYLWPNFPKWNQIANGVFSFSIVLWAILFSIKFLNTRFRSPLIHKVLIIILAIKSIIFLIALLWDPKLFEIRYYDIIPFFFIFFASVYIWTRGYKVARFFVIAYGVLFVGVVVKVLVNAAIIPHMTLVYYSLHLAFLVEMLLLTFALGDRIQILKDNRDRAMRRTIRQMEDNFALKEKVNRELEVKVSERTKELAHKNKLLEDYNQQLTEKDEEIKRINSLLDRDNWKLKSSIKESFQARLSNKLLSFEEFQRIFPDQSACLRYLEEFKWGKGYECRHCGNSKSSKGPKLFTRRCSKCGHIDSVTAGTIFHGVKFPLEKAFFIAYELIANTEKRTLEELAELLELRKNTVWNFRKKTRQNIEAHNIKNPHWDDILIIVEEKVNGKK